In the Mesorhizobium sp. M1D.F.Ca.ET.043.01.1.1 genome, TTTCCAGGACCACTGGACAATGTCGCGTGCAAGAATAGTGTCTCCATATAAGGGAGTGACGCTGTTCGCGTCATGGGGGAGGTATGAATACGCGTGGCGCTGGCTCCAACCGCCGATCAGATTACCGTGCAACATGTGCTTGCGAAGTTCGAGGCCGAATTTGCCCCAGTAGCGCGAGCGGTCGAGGATGGCGAGTTCGCGCTTTGGGTTGGCTCAGGGATTTCGAGGCAGGCGCCTAATCTCGGTAACCTCATCGAGCGAGCGTTCGACTATCTTCGCCAGAGAGCAGTCGATCCGGAAACGGCGGCCACCTATATGCCGGCACTTGAGGAGGCACTTGTACTTGCCGAAATCGAGCCGGCAAGTGTTCAAGCCCAATTCGGGCAAGCTCTTGCAGCCTGGCCACAGCATGGTGATATTATCAATCGGCTATGGACCAATTATTCGCGTGTCCTCGACATTCGCATCGCCGGACAGGACGCGGACTTCGTCCTGTGGGAAGCGATAGACGTCCGGCGTGCATTCGAGCATCCAGCGCCTCCTGCTGCGGAGCATTTGTGCATTGCCGTGCTGATCCTTGAAGGCGCCGTCCAGGCAGTTGCGTCAGCCAATTGGGACGGCTTCATCGAAGCGGCGATCGAGCGCGTCAGCAACGGCGTTCCAGGCGTCCTCCAGGTCGTTGTCGATCCCGACCAACTTCGTGGGCCTGCAGGCCGAGCGCGGCTACTGAAGTTCCACGGATGTATCGTGCATGCGACCCGCGAACCGTTGACCTTCAGACGATATCTTACTGGGAGCCGCACCCAGATTATGGACTGGCCAGAAACTGCCGCATTCGCGGCGATGCGCAACGAGGTTGTTGGCCTTGCGACGACCCACAAAACGTTGGTACTCGGACTTTCGATTCAGGACAACAATCTACAGACGATCTTTGCGCGAGCGAAGGAAGTTCATGCTTGGCCTTGGCCATGCGCGCCGCATGCCCCAGCGCATATCTTCTGCGAGAATACGATCCAGCAGGGCCAGCGGGATGTGCTGCGTCTTTCATACGGCGACGGATACAATCACGATCCTGCGGCCGTCCATGAGGCCACGCTGCTACGCGCCTGGGGCGAGAAGGTTTTAATCGCCTTGGTCCTGAAGCTAATAGGAGACAAGCTCACACGATTGATGGAGCTTAGCCTCAATGCGATGGGAAAAGGTCCGATTGCGGTTGTACTCGGTCCTCTGATCAAATCGCTCCGGGACGACATCGCTGGCCTCGCTGTACCCGTGCCTGGGAGCAAGGACCGGACCGCGTTTACGAATCTGGCCATCTCCCTGTGGTCGCGGATGCTCTCGCTGTTCCGTAGCGGGACGCTTCCGGTAAATCCTGAAGCTTATGAGGCCTTGACCAGTTCAACGCTGAACTTGATTGCCGCCGACCAGAATGCCCAGGCCATGGGGTTGGGGCGGCTTGGGGTCGCGCTTGCGCTCCTACAATACGGACGCGCAGCGGGACATTGGCAACTCAGTCAGCCCACATCCAGCGACCTGATCTCGGGGGCAATGACCGCCAAGGCATCCCGCCCCGGAGCGGTCAATCGCCCGCTGTTTCTCGTCAAGTCGGCGACGGACGCCATTGCTCTGCAAAGCGATGGCGCTTTTGCAAACGACAATGCGATCATCGTCCACGCCGATGATACCTGGCATCGCATGACAGGCGGTAGCGCAAGTGCGCGTCGTGTGCGCGCAGCTCCTGGACGGACCGGGCGAGTCGGCGAGATACATGTTAGCCTTGGCGACCTACTTTCGCGTTGTGGTGATGCGGTGATGCTGCAACAAGAATTTGTTTCGGAGATGATTCTGTGACTGGCTCGCCCCTTGTGCAGGCAGTTCAAGGCCGGCTTCGCAGCGCCGGCTACAGCGATCTGTCGACCCCCTTTAAAGTTGCCGGGGTCGAGTTTGCATTCACTGGGGCGATGCGCGGGCGCGATGGTCGAGCCCTCGATCTTGTCCTGCTCGTAGACACCACAACTGGGGATTTCGGCGACCGTGATGGTGGACGCGTTCGCCAGCGGATCGAGGCATTGAGTCGAGCGCTCGACGTCACCGGATCACGCTATGTCGTCACCGCCATCCTCGCGGGTGCCGTGCTGGCCAGTGGGGTCGAGGCGCTGTCAGAAACTTGCCGTGTCCTACAGGTTGAAGGCATTGCTTTGAATGCCGAGGGCAAGCCTGCTGATCCCGTTGCTGAGCGTCAGCTTGATGATCGAATCCGTATATTGCTGCCGTTGACGCTTCCCTTGTCGATGCCGGACAACCAAGTTGGCGGCGGCGCGGCCATGGATCAACTCGTTCAAGCGCTGCCCGCCGGTACGAGCAAAGTGGTTGTCGACGCCGTGATAAACGCCTCAACAGCTGGAGAGCAGGCCGTCGCCGATGCAGTGGCGCTCGTAATCGGCGGTGCGTTCGAATCTCACCCGGTGGAGGATCAAGAATGAGTGACCTCATCCTCAAGAGCCTCGACGTCACAAATTTCCGCAGCATCCGCGGCCATATCCATGCGCCACTCGACGCCAAAGTCGTGCTTCTCCACGGAGAGAACGGCGCGGGGAAGACGAGTTTGCTATCAGCAATTGAGCTCGCACTAACCGGAGGCGTGCAGTCGCTTGCCCGCGCGGATCCAGGGTACGAGAAGCAACTGCTTTTCCGGTCCGCGAGCGAGGGCAGCATCGTGCTTCGGGCTCTCGAAGAAAAATCTGAGCGGATATTCAAGGCGAACCTGAGCGCGAATGGTGTCGAATCAGTCGACGTGTTGGATGAGAAAGTAGCAGCCTTCTTCAGGGAGCGAGCGTTTTTGCCCCAGTCGCTGCTCGGTCAACTGCTCCAGATCTATCAAGATGCCGGGAACGATGCGTCGTCACCGTTGGCGCAGTTTGTTGGCAAGCTTCTGGGGCTCGACAGGTTGGATGCGCTAGAGGCTGGATTGAAGCCGCTAGTTGACGTTCGCAATGTCCGCAAAATCGTCGACGGCTGGCAGGCAACTGAGAACGAGAAGACGCGGATTGATCGTCTCCTTGCTGATGAGCGGCAGAGACGCGACTCTTTGAATGAGCAAATACAGAGCGCGCTCCACGAGCTCACCAACCTCTGCTCCTCGCTCGAGTTTTCCGTTAAAGTCGGCGAGGACACACTTGACGAAGTCGCCGAGGCGCTTGCAAAAACCAGTGACTTGGAGGCCTTTGCGCGCCTGACTGATCAGCAGCGAAGGCTTGCGTCGATCAACCGTGAGATCGATGAAGCGCAAAGCGCGACCGGTTTTGAGGATTTACCTTCTCCTACCAATGCAGAAGACGCCAGCAAGGAGTTCGCGCGCTGGGATGCAGAATACGGTCCCCGCGTTACCGGCCTTCGCGGTACTGTTGAAAGCATGCTTCCCAACATCTCAATGCCCAGCGATCTGTCACAGTTCGCCGACGAGGCGGTGAAGCGTCTCCGTACCGAGCAAAATCAGTTGACGGAGCACGTGTCGCAGGCCCGGGCCGAGATTGCGCGGTATGCCACGGCTCAGGATGAGCGCGACGTCGCGCTTCGTCAGCGCGACACGATTGACGAGGAGCTGGCCCGTTTGTCTAGCAGCGCGGGCAGTCTCGGTTCTGTGCTGGCAGAGCTGACATCGTTTCTCGTCGATGACATCTGTCCGGTTTGCGACCGGAATTTCAGCGAGGTCAGCAAGGGCTCGCTCGCAGAACATGTCCATAGCAAAGTGCGGGCTCTATCAGCATCGGCGGAGCGGCTGCTGACTTTGGGCCGCACCCGCGGCGAGGTTCAGGTCACGATCGAACGTCTTGAACGGGAGATTGAATCGATCGCTGCACGCCGGCTGGAGGACAATGTCCTTGCCGAGTTAGATCGGCGACGAGCCTCGATCCAGGCGCTAATCGTAGACATTGAGGACATGATCGAAACGCTACAGGCAGGGGCACGATTGCGCGCTGCTGACATCGCCGCAAGGCGCGCGGTCAGCGAATCCCAGTCACGCCACGTCTCCCTGGCCGCCGCGCGCGAAACATTGAGCGCATTTGCACTCTCCATCGGAACAACTGCTCTTGACGAAGGTGAGTCCTTCCAGGCTGGAGCGTCTAGGCTGGAAGAGCTGCTAAGCACCCACGTCGCCCGGTTGGAACGCCGCCTCTCGATGAGGCGCAGCGGAGCGGCTCACCTAGATAACATCCGCTCTGCGATGACTCGCCGCCAAGAAATCGACACCCAGATCTCCAGCGACTCCGCATCTTGGAAGAGTGCCGATCAGGCTCTTGAGCAAGCGCAGGGATTGCGCGATCAAGGCCCAGCGATCCGCAGCGCTGTCGACAAGATCCGGTCAGCCATCATTCGCCGGGAGTTCAATGACCGGCTCAATCGCTTGTGGCGGGATCTGTTCGTTCGGCTGGCGCCTAGCGAGCCGTTCGTGCCAGCTTTTCGCATTCCGCAATCGTCCACCCAGAGACTTCAACCGAAGCTCATCACCGAGCACCGTGATGGTGGCGAGGCCGGCGGAACGCCAGGCGCCATGTTGAGCGCTGGCAATCTGAACACGGCTGCGCTGACTTTGTTCATTGCACTGCATCTTTCCGTGCCGAAGGAACTGCCTTGGTTGGTTCTTGATGATCCGGTGCAGTCTATGGACGACGTCCATATTGCCCATTTCGCCGCGCTGTTGAGAACCTTGTCCAAGGAACACGGCCGCCAAGTTGTGATAGCTGTTCACGATCGCCAGTTGTTCGACTATCTAAAGCTGGAGCTCAGTCCAGCATTTCCCGATGACAGCCTTCTAACGCTTGAGCTATCGCGTGGACCGCGCAGAGACAGCGTATGCCTGTCGACGCGACTTTCGTTCAAAGAGGAGACAGCGCTCTTTGTAGCTGCGTAATAGCGCAGCGAACCGAAAGGCGTAGCAACCGATAGCCTGCTCGCAACGTAAACTCTGCACCATGAGCATCCTGCAAAAATCTCTCGATGAGGTTGTAGTTTCCGACCTGGAGCAGATCTGTGCTCATCAGGTTCGCGAGACCTACGACCTTGAGTTCAAGAAAGATCTGCCATTCTTGCGCGTGAAAGGGCAGACAGAAGAGGCTGACCGCTGGGTTACGCGGGGCGACCGGGTGGGGGACTACGCCCGAGACAAGATACTTGCGGAGCTCATCGCCTTTGCCAACGCCGAACGCGGCACATTGATTCTCGGTATTGACGAGACCGATGATGAACCCAGGCGAGCACGAGCAATATCTCCCGTGCCCCGGTGTGAGGATCTTGCAAAACGGCTCGCTGACTCGTGTGAAGACGTCATTGAGCCCCGCCTGCCACTGGTTGCCGCGCGAGCATTGCCTTTGGATGGCGATGCTGGCGTCGTGATTCTGCGCGTTGGGCGTTCGTCCATCGGGCCACACAGGCTTGCTTCTGATGGCCAGTTCTATACGCGAAGAGGTGAACGGAGCGTAAGAATGACAGTACGCGAAGTCAGAGACCTAGTCCTCGAAATAAATAGGCGCGGCAATGCCATCGAAGAACTCTTTAGTGCACGACGAGCTGTCACTCGCAATGATCTTCAGTTCGCTTGGCGGACGGCGACGAGTAAAGGCATTTCGCGCTGCTTCGACATTAGGCCAGTCATTAATCCGGCCAAGATCAAACTTCTCCCATCGAATCTAAACCGCTCAGACACGCCGTGAGCGTTTGAGACCAGTACGACACCCACGCAATCTGCCCTGCATTAAATCAACGTCCAAGCCAGCTGGCCATCGGTAATGGCCGAGCCCGAAGTTCCACCAGATCAGCAATGAAGGCGTTTGCAGTAGGGATGAGGTCAGCGCTCGTCTGGTGGCGGACGCCAGTTGCGTTGCCGCCAAGCTGTAGCGAGGCACCAAGCGCCAAGGCCCAGCCAGACCAACGCCTGCAGGAACGGGTCCGGATGGAAGTCGAGCGGATCGGCGGCAAACAGCACGAATGCCATTGCGAAGCACGAGAGGCCGATACCCATGATCATGGGTATCAGCCCGACTGAACGCTCTTCAGTGTCTCTTTGTATTTCACCCGTGCGATGTAGACATCATGCATGAAGTCTTCGAAAGCGTGTTGCGGTATTTGCACAGTCCAAACCTCCCGTTTAAAAGATCGCCCAAATTAGCAAGGTTGAACATAACCATGGCCGATTATCGCACTATCTCCCAGGAATACGCAAAGGAAGGTATCAAGGCCGCGCTGTTGGTCAACGGGGCAGCAGCTGCGTCCTTGTTGACGCAGGCGGCCAAGCTCATCGAGCAAGGGCTAGCGGACCAGGCGGGCCGAGCGATGATCGCCTGGGCGGCCGGTGTTTTCTTCGCATCGGCAACATGGTTGGTTGCATTCATGTCCACGCGCTACGTCGACAAAAGCGAACGGGAGAACAGCCATTCGCATCTAATCGTCTCGAACAAGCTGATGTATGCCGGCTTTGTCACGGTCACACTATCGTTGTTGTGCTTCATTATTGGATGCGGGCTGCTAGCAGCCGGCTTTCTCCACGTGGGCGCCGTAAAAGCCATCCCATGACTGAAGGTCGCGGCCATTCTCCTTGCGGAGCGAAGACCGGCCGCAAAGGGGTGCAAGGTGCCAACCGGCAGTCTTGTTTCGGTGAACTTCCCGTGAAACATTCCGGGCGCAAGGAGCTTAAATAATGGTCGCCACGCCGGTCGAGAGCATTTGGACCTCAAAGGACATCGTCACCGCGATCGTCGCGACCGGCCTGGTGACGGCGGCCGCCTCCTGGTGTGTGGATCTGTTCAAGACTTGGTGGAGCAAAAGGAACGCCGCACGCTATGGCGCGATGCGCTGCGCCACAGAACTGGAGCGGTACGCGGTCGACTGCTGGCATGTCTTCATTATGGGGCATGGCGAGTTTCAGATGCACCAAGATATCACCAACGGTTCCCTGCCGCCGGCTCCAGACTTCCCGAATGACGTGGATTGGAAGGCCTTGGCGCCCCAACTCGCCAACGATGTGCTGTCCTTCTCCAACATCACCAAGATCTCCGAATCTCTCGCCAACTATGCGCATGTGTGGGAGCGAAACCCGTTCGATTACCATGCGACTGCGAAAGAGCGTGGGCTAGAAGCGCTGAAACTCGCCGGCCGGCTACGCAGCGCGTACGACCTTCGATCGCCGAGCGGCCTTGATCGGGCATGGAAGGAGCTTCAAGAATGACAATGGAGCAAAGATGATGGCAGCAACGCTCAACATCCTTGGCCTGGCCTTTTCCCTCATCGGCGTTGTTGTCCTTTTCCGCTACGGGATGCCCTACAAAGTCCGAACTGGAGGCGTCACCCATCTCATCACTCACGAGATCGATGAGGCTGAAGTAGAGTTAGAAGGGCGCTACCAAAAGTACGGACGAGGTGGGTTGATCCTCATCGTCCTGGGCACGGCGTTTCAAGTCGCCGCCAACATCGTTTGATGCTTCCGAGCGCGCCATGCTTCCGATCTGGATCCAATATCTTCAGGCTCTGCTCACGCCGACGATCGCTTTGACCGTTGGCTTCATCGCTTATCGGCAGTGGCGAACCGCTCACAGTAAACTGGTGCTCGAACTCTTTGAGCGTCGGCTGGCAGTTTATGAGCTAGCACGGAAGGCCGTTTCGTTCGTCAACACACACGGGCGCACCAGCCGCGAGGCCGAGATTGATTTGCTCACCGCCATGAACTCTGCGGAGTTTCTGTTCGGCAAGGACGTGCGCGACTACCTCGACAAAATGTGGGAGCGGTTCATCAAATTCGGCGCTGCCTCAGCGATGATGCAGGAGACCGAGGGTGAGGAGCGCAAGGCGCATATCGATGACCATTTGCGGCTAGTGCAGGAAATCACCCAGTTCTATTATGAAGGCTCCGATGTTTTCGCACCATACATGCGCATGGAACATCGGCTGCGGCCGCCTCTTAAGAAACTACGACGGCGTCCACATCCACCAGCGAGCCACGCGTAGATATTCCCAGAAAGAGGAATTGAAGTCGCATTTTCTGATGTTGCGCAGAACTAAGTGGCTCACCTTTGCCATCAACGGCAATGATGGATTTCTTACCCCTATCGGCTCGGCTGTGGTAAGCGGTCCTTGTTCCGCTTGTCCGCGACATAGCTCTGCCCACTCTCCATTTTCATTATGTCGAAGAGGCCAGTCGCCGCGAAGAGTGCAGGGAAGTTCTTCACTCCATAGTTTCGTGGGTCGATTGGCGCCTGCCGTTTCGCTGCGCTTCCTGCCGATGACATAGCTGCCCATCCATCGTCTTGGGCCGTGGCTTCCACAGCGCCGCGCAGGATCGTCACGAGGGTCGTATCTTGCGATAGAGGCCTGCCGGTTCGCTTGTCGGCGGGCTTTTCAGCCGGTGTTTTAGATCTGGCCGCTGACCTCGCTTTGGTCTTTGGTCCCTCGTCGGGGGCTACAGGAGTCGTCGGTTGCTCAGCATCGTCCAGGCTATCGAGATAGAGGAAAGTCGTGCAGGCATTCACAAACGGTGTGGGCGTTTTGCGTTCCCCAAATCCGTAGACATCGTGTCCATTGGCTTTCAACTGCATCTAGTGGCGTGAAATCGGCATCGCTGGAAGCCCAACAGAAGGCGTCAAGCTTCTCCGTGTAGAGAAGTTCCATTGCATCGATCACAAGCGCAATATCGGTGGCGTTTTTGCCGGCTGAATAGCTGAACTGTTGAATGGGCCGAATTGCAAAATTGTGCAGCTTGTCTTTCCAGTTCCTGAGATGGGCGTTTGCCCAATCGCCATAGGCGCGGCGGATATTAGCTGTGCCATATTTTGAAAGTTCTGCCAGTATCGCTGCAATCTTGCCGTGGGACACATTGTCCGCATCGATGAGCAAGGCGATTCGCCGATCAGATGTGGTTCGCGACCTGTCCTCATTTTCCATTCGATTGTTCGCCCTCCCTGCGCATCTTCATTGATAGCATCTATGTGCGATGTGCGCACGACGGTTCAAGCAGCACCCTCGGGTGCGCCGTGAGGGGCAGTTGGCCTATCGACACCATGGGGTCATGCCACCTAATTTCGATCGATCTTCGGCGACATTGCGGGCTATGCAGAGCGTCGCCGATAGCAGAAGAGTGCTTCATCGAGGGACTCGCGATGTAGCGGTCTATCGACTCGAACCCGAATTGGCTGACGTCTCGTACGCGCAGCTTCATGCGTGCTATAGGCCCGCTCGATATTCCCAAGGACGACGCGATGTACAACCTTCTGGTATCCGGCTGGGAAGAGGAATGGCAAGGGGCGCCCTGCACCTTCGACCTATCGCGTTGCGTCAGCCAGCACGAATACACCGATCAGAAGATTGCCGAGAGGTTCGGTAAACTCGACGGGACCGCGCTGACCGAACTGACGCGGCTGCCCACCATCTTCGCCTACGAAGATGCCTGTCAGCTCGATCCAAAGTTCGGGCTAATCCGCGAGGTGACTGTGCGGCGCGGCCAAGTGCGGATCGAATACGAGTTCATCCCGGTCCAGCCCTTCCTGACGGCGGCCGACTTCGACGTCCTCGCCTTCGAGCTCGATATCGGAAAATGGGAGATGAATCGCACGCATTGGGCGATCAAGGATGTCAACCTGCCGAAAGAGCTGCACGCTGCGCGGGGCATCGTCCTGCCCTCGTGGACGCGGCAGGCTAGCCGCGCCGTCGACATCACCCAGCATCATTTCGATGTTGGCCTCTCGTTTCCAGGCGAAGCCCGCGGGCTGGTTGAGCAGGTGGCCCGCGAGCTTGAGGCGCGTCTCGGCCCGAACGCCTATTTCTACGACAACAACTACGTCTCCCAGCTTGCCCGGCCGTCGCTCGACACCCTGTTGCAGGACATCTATCGCAACCGCTCCAAGCTCATCGTCGTGTTCATCGGCGCCGACTATCAGCGCAAGGATTGGTGCGGCGTTGAGTTCCGCGCGATCCGCGAAATCATCATGGCTCGGGACGAACAGCGCATCATGTACGTGCGCGTCGACGACGGTTCCGTCGATGGCGTGCTCCGCACCGACGGCTACGTCGACGCGCGACGTTTCAAACCCGCCGACATCGCCCAGTTCATCACCGAGCGCCTCGCACTCATTCCCTAATCGTCGATGAGCCAGCCCGGCGTCACGGCAACCGCCCGGCGGTCGACCATGACGTAGCGACGCTTCGGCGCGCCGGGATCGGTGAGGCGTGGCGTCACCGAGACAATGGCGACCTTCCAGTCGGGCATGCCCGGCTGGGGCGCGGCCATGACACCGGACAAGACCGTCAGTCCATGGCGCTCCAGTTCGGACACCGCGCTTAGAATGTCGTTGTAGAGCTGGCGCCGCCCACGCCCCGACGACAATGGCTCCTCGCCGAGGTCGGAGAGGATGAACGAGGCGAGGTCGAGCCATTCGCCAAGACTAGCGATGTCGTCGTGATAGGTGTCGGACACGCCGGGACGGTGGATGAGGTAGGCGTCGCACTTAGCGGCATCGCGGATGGCCTTGTGCGTCTTCATCGGCGACACTTCCACCGGTTCGAGATGGCCATACCTCTCGACGAGGCGTTCCGCCGCCTTGTCCGGGCCGATAGGGAGGCGCGGCGTGGTGAACGCGCCCGGCTCGTGGCCGAGCGCCTGGGCGATGCGGTCGAGCGCTTCTACGCTGACCTTCTCCGCGCGTTCGACGCGCTCGACCGTCGACAGCGAGACACGCGCGAAGTCGGCAAGCGTGGCGGCCTTCCACTGCTTGAGATGGCGGCCCCAGCGTACC is a window encoding:
- a CDS encoding SIR2 family protein encodes the protein MALAPTADQITVQHVLAKFEAEFAPVARAVEDGEFALWVGSGISRQAPNLGNLIERAFDYLRQRAVDPETAATYMPALEEALVLAEIEPASVQAQFGQALAAWPQHGDIINRLWTNYSRVLDIRIAGQDADFVLWEAIDVRRAFEHPAPPAAEHLCIAVLILEGAVQAVASANWDGFIEAAIERVSNGVPGVLQVVVDPDQLRGPAGRARLLKFHGCIVHATREPLTFRRYLTGSRTQIMDWPETAAFAAMRNEVVGLATTHKTLVLGLSIQDNNLQTIFARAKEVHAWPWPCAPHAPAHIFCENTIQQGQRDVLRLSYGDGYNHDPAAVHEATLLRAWGEKVLIALVLKLIGDKLTRLMELSLNAMGKGPIAVVLGPLIKSLRDDIAGLAVPVPGSKDRTAFTNLAISLWSRMLSLFRSGTLPVNPEAYEALTSSTLNLIAADQNAQAMGLGRLGVALALLQYGRAAGHWQLSQPTSSDLISGAMTAKASRPGAVNRPLFLVKSATDAIALQSDGAFANDNAIIVHADDTWHRMTGGSASARRVRAAPGRTGRVGEIHVSLGDLLSRCGDAVMLQQEFVSEMIL
- a CDS encoding AAA family ATPase, whose product is MSDLILKSLDVTNFRSIRGHIHAPLDAKVVLLHGENGAGKTSLLSAIELALTGGVQSLARADPGYEKQLLFRSASEGSIVLRALEEKSERIFKANLSANGVESVDVLDEKVAAFFRERAFLPQSLLGQLLQIYQDAGNDASSPLAQFVGKLLGLDRLDALEAGLKPLVDVRNVRKIVDGWQATENEKTRIDRLLADERQRRDSLNEQIQSALHELTNLCSSLEFSVKVGEDTLDEVAEALAKTSDLEAFARLTDQQRRLASINREIDEAQSATGFEDLPSPTNAEDASKEFARWDAEYGPRVTGLRGTVESMLPNISMPSDLSQFADEAVKRLRTEQNQLTEHVSQARAEIARYATAQDERDVALRQRDTIDEELARLSSSAGSLGSVLAELTSFLVDDICPVCDRNFSEVSKGSLAEHVHSKVRALSASAERLLTLGRTRGEVQVTIERLEREIESIAARRLEDNVLAELDRRRASIQALIVDIEDMIETLQAGARLRAADIAARRAVSESQSRHVSLAAARETLSAFALSIGTTALDEGESFQAGASRLEELLSTHVARLERRLSMRRSGAAHLDNIRSAMTRRQEIDTQISSDSASWKSADQALEQAQGLRDQGPAIRSAVDKIRSAIIRREFNDRLNRLWRDLFVRLAPSEPFVPAFRIPQSSTQRLQPKLITEHRDGGEAGGTPGAMLSAGNLNTAALTLFIALHLSVPKELPWLVLDDPVQSMDDVHIAHFAALLRTLSKEHGRQVVIAVHDRQLFDYLKLELSPAFPDDSLLTLELSRGPRRDSVCLSTRLSFKEETALFVAA
- a CDS encoding ATP-binding protein, encoding MSILQKSLDEVVVSDLEQICAHQVRETYDLEFKKDLPFLRVKGQTEEADRWVTRGDRVGDYARDKILAELIAFANAERGTLILGIDETDDEPRRARAISPVPRCEDLAKRLADSCEDVIEPRLPLVAARALPLDGDAGVVILRVGRSSIGPHRLASDGQFYTRRGERSVRMTVREVRDLVLEINRRGNAIEELFSARRAVTRNDLQFAWRTATSKGISRCFDIRPVINPAKIKLLPSNLNRSDTP
- a CDS encoding NYN domain-containing protein, which produces MENEDRSRTTSDRRIALLIDADNVSHGKIAAILAELSKYGTANIRRAYGDWANAHLRNWKDKLHNFAIRPIQQFSYSAGKNATDIALVIDAMELLYTEKLDAFCWASSDADFTPLDAVESQWTRCLRIWGTQNAHTVCECLHDFPLSR
- a CDS encoding TIR domain-containing protein — translated: MYNLLVSGWEEEWQGAPCTFDLSRCVSQHEYTDQKIAERFGKLDGTALTELTRLPTIFAYEDACQLDPKFGLIREVTVRRGQVRIEYEFIPVQPFLTAADFDVLAFELDIGKWEMNRTHWAIKDVNLPKELHAARGIVLPSWTRQASRAVDITQHHFDVGLSFPGEARGLVEQVARELEARLGPNAYFYDNNYVSQLARPSLDTLLQDIYRNRSKLIVVFIGADYQRKDWCGVEFRAIREIIMARDEQRIMYVRVDDGSVDGVLRTDGYVDARRFKPADIAQFITERLALIP
- a CDS encoding helix-turn-helix transcriptional regulator, which codes for MNASELLAKIKELPNKPVDVPTPPAIELVAMVVRWGRHLKQWKAATLADFARVSLSTVERVERAEKVSVEALDRIAQALGHEPGAFTTPRLPIGPDKAAERLVERYGHLEPVEVSPMKTHKAIRDAAKCDAYLIHRPGVSDTYHDDIASLGEWLDLASFILSDLGEEPLSSGRGRRQLYNDILSAVSELERHGLTVLSGVMAAPQPGMPDWKVAIVSVTPRLTDPGAPKRRYVMVDRRAVAVTPGWLIDD